Genomic segment of Microcebus murinus isolate Inina chromosome 14, M.murinus_Inina_mat1.0, whole genome shotgun sequence:
GAGTCCGTGGAATGCATTACTCCTTCAGAAATTGGTGCCTTCTCAACCTGAGAGTTTTCAGAAAAGCAGCCCTTTCTCAAAGACTGCCGTgtgttaagggaaaaaaatatgccAGAGTGTTTGGGAAAGTGTAAGTCCAGTTACAGGTGTTTTTACCTAACACAGGAAAACATCAGTCATAATATTTGTCAAATTGCAGAGCGGAGGCTGCACGAGTTTGGGTGGCTTCCAAGTAAGAAGAATGGGTTGGAAGTTGATGGAAATGGAGCCCCGGCCTCCTGGTTCCAAGGGTGACGCCGCCCCTGCAGCCGCGTGCCCACCTCTGTCATGCCCCTGCAGCCGCGCCCTGGGCGCCGTCTCAGAAACCTGTCCAAGCATCATTACTGGTTTCTTGGGAGTTATCGTGTAAAAATTCTCTAGATAGTCCTGTGTCAGTGGCATGACTTGAGCTGGACCTAGGTAGCAGTGAGCTGCTGAGTCACCAGGGGCTACCCCACTTTTTTTACCAAACTTACGGAAAGGTTTGCCACGGGGGTCTCCCCATACTGCGCTGGGAGTGGGGCTGCCGAATGCTGACGCCACATGGTGTCCTGTTTTTCATCgcgagaaggaaggaaaggaaatggcaAGGGGGCTTAATACGGAAGCGTTGGGCAGCGGCCATCTGCTCTTAAAAGCTGGGGGATCCTGGCTCTGGTAGGAGCTCAGTGCGCCCCTTTTTGAGGGATTTAGAGCGATTGTTCCAAGTTACTTTCTGAAAACTTAAGTGATATATCTAATATTTCTGGGTTAGGGGAATCTTAGGAACTATGAGAAGCGCTTCCTTAAATAAATCATTAGTGGTCGTCATCTTATTTTGAAACCCTTAAAATAAGCAGCCTGTAAGAGAAACGTACCAGAGATGGCCCATTGCTGGTCACCACTGAAGGGCAAGGACGTTTCAGGTCCCCGCAGTTGGCCCGCGGGGCCAGCCGGGTGGCAGCAACAGCAGTAACAGGGTGGAGTTCCCCCAGGGTGTCCAAAAGGCCTCTCTTGGCTGGAAAACCCAAGACAGGATGAGGGTGGTGAGGAGAGGGAACGGGACTGGAAGCTGTCCCTTTGTCCCAGCGTCATGTATCTTCTGCGTGAACCTGTCCCAGGCTGTTGGAGAGATGTGTGAATACCGTCCCGCGACGACCAGGCCTGTCCCTTCCCGACGCTGATGGCACATGTACCGGGAGGGGAACCGCAGAAATCGGCACAGCAGGCTCCTTTTATACATGGAAATTCAACGTTTTGTACAgtggcttctttttttctcttaatgtctTTTACCTTTTCATGCATCCTAGGAGGTAGGGATTGGGCTTAGATTTGGGTCTCTTTGCCATCTACCAAGGCACTTTCCCCACTAACTTGGGGCTTTATTGGCATTTGGGGCAGAAATGGGGGTTGCTGTGGTCTTTGGGGTCACCTGGGCAGTGCTTGGGCCGGTTGGTTTAAACAGAGCCTGTCTCAAAGTTTAAGATGTATTGTTCGGGatgggggggatgggggggggagACAGCTCCggttcctagaaatggaattttttttttattattatttcagcatattatgggggtataaatgttaaggttacgtatattgcccatggcccccctcctccctcgagtcagagcttcaagcgtgaccatcccccagacattgcacaCTTTCCTCCCTCAAAGTAAAACTTCAGTAtttctcacatttaaaaaataatatttttttaatgagtggTGTTTTCTCTGTAGTTGAAGATTCTTGCTGTACGTTGGATTGAGAGAGGTGTGGGTGAAGGCAGACTGCTCTTAGGGTTAATCGTTGCAAATGTGCACAGCATCTGATTTTTAGATGTTTTCAGTGCACACAGCCTTTGTAGCTTCCTGATTATCAGCTTTTGTTTGTATTGCGAATTCTTCTTTGTGGCAATCCTACCGTTGGAGTAGAGGAACCTCCCGCATTAGTGCAGGGTGTTGCTTCCCTGGGACCCTTACGCATGTTTAAGGGGCGTTCCTTTATCTCAGTAACTGCAGTTCTTTGCATTATTGCACCTAAAGTCCCTAGTGCACTTGTGACCCTCTAATCCATGTGAATATGGAAAATCATCTGCAAGATCTAAGCCTGCTGGAATCGTGCTTCCCCTCGAATGGACTTAAAGGAAGATGAGATAATCAGACGCAGCAGCTTCCCGGTTTGCTTTCTAATGTTAGGTTCGAACCGCCGATCCTCCTTTTCCTGTGACCTCTGCTGCAgtctaaaaatgataaattccaGATTACACGTGCCTGTTTATTTCCCCCGGCAATATGAGAGGATTTGCATTTTACAGTAATAAGTTAAGAATGCATTTGGACTTGAGCAGTGGGACCCATCTGATTTGCAACCGAAGAGTCATCTGTAAGCAGATTCCAATGTTGTCAAAGCATCAGGTTTTAGACCCGGGCCGTTGTTCAGGTTCTAGAAATGTGCATGGGACTTTATTTATCCACGTTTAATTTGTTTTTAGCTGTGTGCAGTGGATTAACATTTCATCAAGGTGGATTAAGATTGATCTGACATCGAAGCAATcttgttttgcttctgttattttttatgcGGTCggcggtggggctgggggcaTCCCCTCCCAGAGGGGGAGGCAGTATTCATCCTAAAAGTCCCCTGGTGAGGAAGCCAAAGCTTCAGTGTGAAAATAATTCCCGGCTGCATGTGGGGAAGTCTGCATGGAGCAAGCAGCCGGCTTCATCAGTCTAACGAGATGTCACATGGAACAGAAGCTTTAGGGGTTTTATTTAGCTCCTAATCCGCACGCTGAGAGAGCCCAGGTCCATGTGAGCTCAGCGGCCGGGAAGGGGCCCAGCAGGCCGTGCGCAGCCTCCTCTCTGGAGCTGAGCTTAAAGAGCAGACCTCTCGGCTGCCGTTGGGGACTGAGGCAAAGTTACCGTGAGTCTTGTGTTTTGTCTACTAAAGTTTCAGAGGATTAATAATTTAGGCCATGCTTTGAAACAGGAAACCCCCAGTTGGTTGTCCCTGCCATCTCGGGAGGGTTAGCGTACCGCCAGGTCTGTTTTTGATGGATGTAATTGAAGATTTATAGAGAAGGCTTCTCCTCTGCCTCATCCgcagtcatttttttccccaatgccAGTTCCCAGCAGGCATATAAATATCGGCCGTTCTCAGAGCTGGGATGCTGCCGGGTGGTACGAGGGCCCCTGGGAGAACGCGGAGTCCCCGCGGCCTCTGGGGAGGAGAAGCTCTCTGACGTATGGCGCAGGAGACGGGACTTGGTGTGAGCTGCCAAACCACCGACCGCAGGACGCCGCCCTGCCCGGGGCCCCTGAGCCCTACCTGTACCGGGAAGCTGTTTATAACTCGGTGGCCGCGAGGAAGGGGTCCGCTCCCGACTTCACCTTCTACGACAGCAGACAGGCAGTGATGTCTGGCCGCAGCCCCCTGCTGCCACGGGATTACTATGGCGACCCGTCCGGGGCCAGGGTGCCCAAAGAGCCTGTCTTCTATCGGGAGCCAGGAGTCAGCCGGCCGGTGCCCAGCTACGCAGTACTTGGCAACCGGATGCCGTGGGATCAAATGCAAGGCCGGGTGCCTCCTCTGCAGGACGCTGGTCACCTATACCGGGATCCTGGAGGTAAAATGATCCCTCAGGGGCAGCGGGCACAGAGCAGGGCCCCATCTCCTGGGCGGTACGGACGAGAACTGGTGGACACCAGGTATGGGGCCGAGGCACCTGCCTACCCCGCCAACCAGGTCTACAATGACATCAGTGAAAGGCCAGTGGACTCTGCCCCTGCCAGACAGGTGGCCCCGACATGCCTGGTGGTGGACCCCGGCTCAGCTGCTGCCTCGGAGGGCAGCACAGGGGTGGCCCCCGGCACCCTGAATCGAGGCTACGGGCCTGCCCGGGAGAGCGCCCACCCCAAGATGGCTTACGAGATTTTCGACGCCGACCTGCCTGCGTTCCAGGGTCCTGGTGGCAAGAGGGGCGTGTCTGTTGAGTTCCTGGCCTTCCTGCGGGCCGAGGGGGTGTCAGAGGCCACGCTGGCGGCCCTGCTTCAGCAGGGCTTTGACTCCCCGGCCGTCCTGGCCACCCTGGAGGACACGGACATCAAGTCTGTTGCCCCCAACCTGGGCCAGGCCCGCGTCCTCAGCCGCCTGGTCAGCAGCTGCAGGACCGAGATGCAGCTGCGGAGGCAGGACCGGGCGGGCCCCCTGCCCCGGACACGGTCCAGCAGCTTCAGCCACCGGAGCGAGCTGCTCCACGGTGACGTGGCTTCCCTGGGCgccacagccctgcagccccagcctgcGGGTCCCCTGCAGGCCGCGTCCCCCCGCGCTGGGGACCTGGCTCGCCGGCCCTCCAGCGCGCCATCCCAGCACCTCCTGGAGACGGCGGCCACCTACTCTGCCCCGGGGGTGGGTGCACAAGCTCCCCACTTCCCCTCCAACTCTGGGTACAGCTCTCCTACCCCTTGCGCCCTGACATCGAGGCTGGGCCCCACGTACTCCCCACAGGCCGGGGTGGCCTTGACCAACCCCGGCCCCCCAAACCCCCTTCACCCGGGCCCCAGAACAGCCTACTCCACGGCGTACACGGTGCCCATGGAACTGCTGAAGCGGGAGCGCAGCATGGCCGCCTCCCCGCTGCCCAGCCCTCACGGCAGCCCCCAGCTCCTGCGGAAGCCTGGCGTCCCCCTGGAGCCAGCCAGCCTGCCACCCGCCAGCCAGAGCCTCCACACGCCTCACTCCCCGTACCAGAAGGTGGCCCGGCGGACGGGCGCGCCCATCATCGTGTCCACCATGCTTGCACCGGAGCAGAGTAATGCACCCTCCCGCCTGCCCTGGCTGGGATCccgcgggtgggggtggggggagctagAGCACAGGGTGGCAGGTCCCAACTGACCTAAGGCCTTGAGAGCCCAGACACACGTGCCCTCGCGCACACGTGTGCGTGCCCTGCCGATCCAGGCCACAGACCTGTGGCCAGTAGACGGGCTCTCTGAGGTTAAAAAGGTCTGCGTTAGGAGGCGGACCCACCGCGCAGCACGGCCTTCCCGTTCTCCAGCTGGGCTTCCGCTGATGTGAGGACCCCCTTTACAAAGTGGTGAAAAGCAGCCGTGTTTCCCGGACACGCCCAGGAGTCATTCAGAGCAGACTGCGTCAGGGCCTTGGGCTCAGGAGGGGAGGCGTGTTCTCTAGTTCGCGCCGGGTAGCTTTGGAGAAGGCAGGGCCGTTTTATCAAGTGGCCGTAGACCGTGCGCTGGAAGGGCGTGATGCCGTGCTGACACGCCTCTCGCGGTGTGTCCCCGCACACGGGATCAAGTGGCCATAGACCGTGCGCTGGAAGGGCGTGATGCCGTGCTGACACGCCTCTCGCGGTGTGTCCCTGCACACGGGATCAAGTGGCCGTAGACCGTGTGCTGGAAGGGCGTGATGCCGTGCTGACACGCCTCTCGCGGTGTGTCCCGCACACGGCACGGGAGGCAGCGATCAGCCGCCGTGGAGatgaaagtgtgtgtgtttgcatactTGTGGGTTAAACAAAGCAAGATGTTGAAATCCCCTAGAACTCCCTGTTTCGAAAACAGATTTTAGTGTCTCGTACTGGAAAATACAGTTGGGAATTCCGCTCGCTCGTAGGGAAGAACTTGTGTTTCCAAACCGGATGGAGGGAGAGCGGTGCTAGGTGGTTTTCTTCCTTCCAGACACGTGCCAGAGGTGATCCGCGGCGTGTGCCCCTCTGGACATTGTGGGCAGACTGCTAGGTGGACGTCTCGCCCACGCCCTTTAGGGTTTTTATTTTAGCTCTGGAATCTCGAGTGGAAATTTGAAAACGTAAGTCAGTTTCCCTCCTTTCAGACAtactccctttctcttcctccttgcctccgtaaaataatttagaagatgggatcctttttaaatgaatttttttttcttaaataactatCATTCTAGGGGCAAAAAAATGAGAGATGCCTTTTTGTGACATACCCGGGAAGCAGCGGTGCGTGGAGACTTAGGGGCCAGCTCTCGAGACCCCTCAGACGCCACCGCGAGCATCTGTGACAGAGCAGCAAGGTGACACTGGCGTCTAGTGCCGCCTCACGACTTCCCCTCCaggcattttactttttatttccaaaggGAGACTGAGTGGCTgcatttttctgggttttttttttattttgtttttctccttgctATAAATTCTGGTTTTGTctcctggacttttttttttttaaatctgatcgTATCGtttatctgactttttaaaatcagcGTGCGGCAGGAGGGAAGTCAGATAATTTTTCCGAGGGCCCGTGCCTGCTCTCTCACAGTCGAACATTCTGTCGTTGCAACCAACTAATTTGCATGGCGATGACATTTGTTGCTCCAGTAATTTCATCTGATAATGGCCAGGCTTGCAAAGCGGATCTGAAAACATATTCCTTAATTATGTGTTGCTAAGTAACAGGAGGGTTTGGTCATAATCACAGGAAGATTATCTCCTCGTTGAAGTCGTGGAAAGGTTTTGCCGAAGGAGGGAACCTGCAAAATCgccttattttcttgttttaaatttctgtttattttacaCTGCCTTCTAACAAAAACATCCGCTGTTGGGGTGTGGAGCGAGGGGTTTTATATAAGTTGCTGGGAGTACGATCGTTCGCACGCTGTTGTGCAGGCCCAGGGATACTGATTTTCATTTCGTTTGCGTGGCAGCCGGCCAGTGCCTAGGGAAGCCTGCAGTCGGAAGCCAGCCGGCAGCTGAATTTCTGTGTCAGAGATCTGTGCCGTAGCCGCAGCGTGCACGGCCATTGCTGACCCCACTTTGCGTGGGGCAGTGTCCCCTCCACCCTTCCGCCGGGGCTGGGCTTTTCCCCAGCAGCTCTTGAGCTGCGTAAACGGCATTTTGGGTGGCAGGTTTCATAGACTCAACTGCCAGATTCGGATGTGTTTGAGCCAGAGGGAAACGAGATAGAGGAAACCACCAGAAacctgaggctgggctgggctgggcagtcCCGTCTCGCCTCTGAGCAGGAGACGGCCAGCTGGACATGCAGCCGCCTCGCTCGTTTGTGGCACGGCCGGCGTGAAGAAATCTTCGTTTTGGTTTCGCCTGACTCGAGAGTTTCCACCCGATCTGGAAGGACAGGGCCTGCCCGGAGGGGTGACTCTCCTCTCCCGCCGCGGAGAGAGGATGCTGGAGCGTTCACAGTGGGGTTGCCTCGGGTTTTTTTGTTTAAGTGTCTAGTTTTATAGCCATGTGCTTTGGATATTTTAGcctgtttgc
This window contains:
- the CTBP2 gene encoding C-terminal-binding protein 2 isoform X2 produces the protein MPVPSRHINIGRSQSWDAAGWYEGPWENAESPRPLGRRSSLTYGAGDGTWCELPNHRPQDAALPGAPEPYLYREAVYNSVAARKGSAPDFTFYDSRQAVMSGRSPLLPRDYYGDPSGARVPKEPVFYREPGVSRPVPSYAVLGNRMPWDQMQGRVPPLQDAGHLYRDPGGKMIPQGQRAQSRAPSPGRYGRELVDTRYGAEAPAYPANQVYNDISERPVDSAPARQVAPTCLVVDPGSAAASEGSTGVAPGTLNRGYGPARESAHPKMAYEIFDADLPAFQGPGGKRGVSVEFLAFLRAEGVSEATLAALLQQGFDSPAVLATLEDTDIKSVAPNLGQARVLSRLVSSCRTEMQLRRQDRAGPLPRTRSSSFSHRSELLHGDVASLGATALQPQPAGPLQAASPRAGDLARRPSSAPSQHLLETAATYSAPGVGAQAPHFPSNSGYSSPTPCALTSRLGPTYSPQAGVALTNPGPPNPLHPGPRTAYSTAYTVPMELLKRERSMAASPLPSPHGSPQLLRKPGVPLEPASLPPASQSLHTPHSPYQKVARRTGAPIIVSTMLAPEQSIRPQIMNGPLHPRPLVALLDGRDCTVEMPILKDLATVAFCDAQSTQEIHEKVLNEAVGAMMYHTITLTREDLEKFKALRVIVRIGSGYDNVDIKAAGELGIAVCNIPSAAVEETADSTICHILNLYRRNTWLYQALREGTRVQSVEQIREVASGAARIRGETLGLIGFGRTGQAVAVRAKAFGFSVIFYDPYLQDGIERSLGVQRVYTLQDLLYQSDCVSLHCNLNEHNHHLINDFTIKQMRQGAFLVNAARGGLVDEKALAQALKEGRIRGAALDVHESEPFSFAQGPLKDAPNLICTPHTAWYSEQASLEMREAAATEIRRAITGRIPESLRNCVNKEFFVTSAPWSVIDQQAIHPELNGAAYRYPPGIVGVAPGGLPAAMEGIIPGGIPVTHNLPTVAHPSQAPSPNQPTKHGDNREHPNEQ